One region of Armigeres subalbatus isolate Guangzhou_Male chromosome 3, GZ_Asu_2, whole genome shotgun sequence genomic DNA includes:
- the LOC134221679 gene encoding polyadenylate-binding protein-interacting protein 1-like: MNSSSTICIARSERSTLVHFLKVLKASERRFLYGFFFFPFPLDTSRPRGVNPAVRARHYGSQTRSEAFRPTENLRRKVSPSPGGCVVPQAKASWRPVTLPEERRRQSIGPSATAPSRNSKSAINARVPIPAMHLPKSSGVPSHN, from the exons atgaaTAGTTCGAGTACCATCTGTATCGCACGGAGCGAACGCTCTACTCTCGTGCATTTTCTAAAAGTACTTAAAG CGTCCGAACGACGCTTTTTGTACGGGTTTTTCTTTTTCCCGTTCCCGCTGGACACGTCTCGTCCACGCGGTGTGAACCCGGCCGTGCGGGCCCGCCATTACGGTAGCCAAACGAGAAGTGAGGCCTTCCGACCTACcgagaatctccgaaggaaagtATCCCCTAGTCCCGGTGGCTGTGTAGTCCCGCAGGCGAAGGCCAGTTGGAGACCCGTGACGCTTCCCGAGGAGAGGAGACGGCAGAGTATCGGACCATCAGCCACTGCCCCTTCTCGCAACTCTAAATCGGCCATCAACGCACGTGTGCCTATTCCGGCGATGCATCTGCCGAAGAGCTCGGGTGTTCCGTCGCACAACTGA